A region of the Emcibacteraceae bacterium genome:
GACAGGTTTTCACCCTGAATGAGCCCTACTCTAAATACCTCAGGACAAACAATTTCGTAATATGCAAAATCGCTAAATGGTCGATGAAACCAAACAGGTTGTGGTGTAATTATTGAAATGGGTACTTTAAAAGTTAAAGCATGAGTACGATTTGTTGTGATCTCTCGATAAACCTTCATTCTTAGTATTTGTTCAGGTTCACCATTTGAAGAAGTTGTCATAAAATTTATTTGCTCTGTTGGCGACATGGCAATTCTTTGCAGATCATTTGATGAAGTAATAGATTTCAAACTAGTAAAATAACAGAATGTTGCGTTATTAACTTCTCTCACACCTTGCAAGTTCCATGGTGAACCTCGCAGGTGAGCACTATTCAATATTTTATTAATTGTATCTTCAGTGGTGAAGTGCTGAACTCTGATGAGAGCCTGATTATCTGGTGTAAAATCACATAAACCTCCAGAATTTTTAATTAAATCAACTGGCCCATAGAAACTACAATCATATAATTGAGCACCGCTTGCATCTGTCCTGATATAACCTGCAGAATTAAACTTTATTATTAATCTTATTGCATAATTGCTTTTAGTTGCTCTTACATCTAATGAAAAACATCCATAAAATTCATCTTCATCCAATTTTATAAATGAGTTTGAGCCGAAAAAAGCTGGCTGAAAGAAAACCCACTGATTATCTATTTCAGCAAATAGAAAATGTGGCATGACCACACTTAATCCGTCAGCATGAACAAGCCTTAATAGAACACGACCTTCATACAATGCGCCAGTTTCATCGTAAGATTGCCCTGCTTCTGAAATACTAAATAAGTCTGACAGCACTTACTTTCCCCCTATAAAGATAGTAAAGTATGAATGGGTAATTATATATCGATATTAATTATTTTTATAGATCATACATGAGTTCAATTACATTTTTCACATAGTTTAATGGGAACATTGTCAATTATAGGTAAGGCCTCTTTATAATAATCAGTTCGAAATGCGTTAAGAATGGGAGCCACTTTTAAAATTTCATAAAAATTGAATTTGTACCCCTCTATCATTGAATACACTTTTAAATGCTGTCTGAACTCTATACTATTCTATAGCAGATAAACTAATTTAAAATTGGAATATCAATGGCGTTAAGTGATCAGATCCGGTTTTGGTTTGGATTTTTGCCTAAAAATGCCGGTCCTTGTATGGCTTTACTTGAGAAGTGCTGCTTGGAGACCATAGTCAGCAGTGGCATTAATCCGCCAATTTTGTTTAAAAACAATATCTGTGCCATGACCGCATGGTGGGCCATCCCCTACACTATTTATTTGTTTCAGCTATTCGAAAAGCCGGAAATCACCCCTCGCCTTATCCAGAAAATGTCGAAAACCATATCGGCCCATGCTCAGGAACAGATGGGGTTTGATCCGGGAAATAAGAAGGACGGATACGGGGATATTTCAAATGCCCTGGATACGCTCATTTTTGAAATGTGCCGCTTATGGGAAGCGATTTTCCGTGAATATTATGAAATCCATGATCGCGTCGATTATCATCAGATGTGTATCTATTTAAAAAGTGTTTTTACAAACCCGGAACTCGGGCTTGCCGAGCGTCTCTGGCTTCGGTTTGAAACGGAAGAAGAAGTGGCCGAATTTAGAAAAATGGCAGAAGAGGATGGTGAGGAATTCATTGACTATCTGGATGATATTGCCGATTGCATTACTAGACTATATATTTATTGTATGGACTATAAAGTGACCTTACCTACTAAATAAGAAACCGAATAATGACTGACCTAAAATCGAAAATTGATGCCCTTTTAAATCATTCTTCAAACTGGAAAGAAGAACGTAAAAAGCTTCATCAAATTATTTTAGGGTGTGGCCTGGACGAAGATGTGAAATGGGGCAAGCTCTGTTACACCTATAAAAAAAGCAATGTTGCCATGATTTATGGCCTTAAAGACCATTGTGCCATTGGCTTTTTTAAAGGGGCGCTGATTAAAGATAAAAGCACTATACTGCAAAAACCCGGTGACAATTCGCAAGCCATGCGCTGGGTTAAATTCAAAAATATTGAGGAAATATCAAAGCTTGAACCCTTGCTGAAAGATTATTTAAAAGAAGCAATAGACATTGAAAATTCAGGTTTAAAAATTGAGTTTAAAGAAAAAAACACCCTCGTTTTTCCGGAAGAATTTAATCAAAAGCTCAAGGAAATGCCTGAATTGAAAAAAGCTTTCAATGCCCTTACCCCTGGCCGGCAGAGAGGGTATAACCTGTATTTTTCAGGTGCCAAACAGGCAAAAACCCGCCTTGCAAGAATTGAAAAATGCATCTCCCCTATTCTTGATGGCAAAGGTTTAAATGACCGTTAACTTAATTGATCATTTAAGCGGTCTTAAAGATGACCGGAAATACCAGTCTTACTTCAGTGCCGGTTTTCGTTTCTGATGAAACATTATTTAGTTTTCTGATTGAAATTTTTGCGCGCAGATGATCAAGCAATTTTCGAACAATAATCAGGCCCAGACCATTGCCATCCTCGCTTGCGATCAGATGCGTATCTTCAGGGTTATCGCAATTCATAATCTGGTTTGCAATCTGATCACTTATGCCATTGCCGTCATCAATTATTCTGATTTCAATTTGATCATTTCCCTGTCTGGTGACCTTGATTTCCACCTTACCATCGACCGGTGAATGCCTTAAGGCGTTTGAGAGAATATTATAAATAACCTGTTTGAAATATCGCCTGTCGGTATCAATCATAATTTTTTCGTCAGAACTGCTTAAGATTATTTTCTGATTTTTCCTTGCCGAAACCGGTCTTAATTCATCAATATAGGTTTCCAGAAAATGGAGTATATCTTCATTTTCCATATGCAGATTAAGTTCACCGGATTCAATTTTTTTATGAATAAGCAGATCATTCACCAAAGACAGAAGATGATTGCCGCCGGAATTTATAAACTCAGCATATTCCTGAACCTTTTCAAGATTATTGGCATAAAGGTCCTTATTTTTGAGCATTTCCGAAAAGCCGATAATGGCATTCAGCGGCGTTCTGAGTTCATGACTCATATGGCCCAGAAAAGTGGCCCTGACATCGAGAGCCTTATTCAGCTCATCAATCTTTTCCTTCAGTTTTTTTCTATTGTAAAAAATTTCCCATCTCTGCTTTTCAAGGACAATTGATGTCAGGATACTAAGC
Encoded here:
- a CDS encoding HAMP domain-containing sensor histidine kinase yields the protein MDVIHVEFFDLGIFSVMVLSILTSIVLEKQRWEIFYNRKKLKEKIDELNKALDVRATFLGHMSHELRTPLNAIIGFSEMLKNKDLYANNLEKVQEYAEFINSGGNHLLSLVNDLLIHKKIESGELNLHMENEDILHFLETYIDELRPVSARKNQKIILSSSDEKIMIDTDRRYFKQVIYNILSNALRHSPVDGKVEIKVTRQGNDQIEIRIIDDGNGISDQIANQIMNCDNPEDTHLIASEDGNGLGLIIVRKLLDHLRAKISIRKLNNVSSETKTGTEVRLVFPVIFKTA
- a CDS encoding DUF1801 domain-containing protein → MTDLKSKIDALLNHSSNWKEERKKLHQIILGCGLDEDVKWGKLCYTYKKSNVAMIYGLKDHCAIGFFKGALIKDKSTILQKPGDNSQAMRWVKFKNIEEISKLEPLLKDYLKEAIDIENSGLKIEFKEKNTLVFPEEFNQKLKEMPELKKAFNALTPGRQRGYNLYFSGAKQAKTRLARIEKCISPILDGKGLNDR